From Pelosinus fermentans DSM 17108, the proteins below share one genomic window:
- a CDS encoding protein adenylyltransferase SelO, with protein sequence MTKMVTGWNLDNSYARLPESLFTKQNPTAVHSPKLIILNDQLAADLGLNVQVLQSKEGVAVLAGNRIPEGALPLAQAYAGHQFGNFTMLGDGRAVLLGEQITPLGVRFDIQLKGSGRTPYSRRGDGRAALGPMLREYIISEAMHALDIATTRSLAVVTSGESIIRESEQSGAILTRVAASHLRVGTFQYISEWGTVEDLKSLADYTLQRHFPGAEAADNPYLFLLQEVIKRQAALIAKWQLVGFIHGVMNTDNMALSGETIDYGPCAFMDAYDPGTVFSSIDMRGRYAYGNQPHIAGWNLARFAETLLPLLHDNEEQAVKIAQDAILEFTGLYRCNWLAGMRAKLGIFNEELQDESLIEDFLNMMHKYREDYTNTFRALTFDTAEDMVLFGTAEFSQWNERWQARLGRQQEAKAASHQLMRNSNPGIIPRNHRVEAALEAAVQGDYSVMERLLAVLSSPYAHSPEQADYSKLPGPSTHPYQTFCGT encoded by the coding sequence ATGACAAAGATGGTAACAGGATGGAATCTAGACAACAGTTATGCCCGTCTGCCGGAATCCCTTTTTACCAAACAGAATCCAACGGCTGTACATTCGCCGAAGTTGATCATTCTCAATGATCAACTGGCAGCAGATCTGGGGTTGAATGTCCAGGTGCTGCAAAGCAAAGAGGGCGTTGCGGTACTCGCTGGCAACCGGATTCCTGAAGGTGCCTTGCCTCTTGCTCAAGCGTATGCGGGGCATCAATTCGGCAATTTTACCATGTTAGGGGATGGGCGGGCTGTGCTGCTTGGTGAGCAGATCACTCCCCTGGGTGTACGATTTGATATTCAGCTCAAGGGTTCAGGCAGAACGCCATACTCCCGCCGTGGTGATGGTCGAGCGGCATTGGGACCGATGCTTCGAGAATATATCATTAGTGAAGCAATGCATGCACTTGATATTGCAACCACCCGCAGCCTGGCGGTGGTGACAAGCGGTGAGTCAATAATCCGCGAAAGCGAACAGTCCGGTGCCATCCTGACCCGCGTGGCTGCCAGTCACTTGCGTGTCGGTACCTTTCAATACATTTCGGAATGGGGAACAGTTGAAGATCTCAAGTCCTTAGCAGATTATACATTGCAGCGGCATTTTCCGGGAGCTGAGGCTGCTGATAATCCTTACCTTTTTCTTCTGCAGGAAGTGATCAAGCGCCAGGCGGCATTGATTGCCAAATGGCAGCTGGTTGGCTTTATACACGGGGTGATGAATACAGACAACATGGCTCTGAGTGGCGAAACAATTGATTATGGTCCCTGCGCCTTCATGGACGCCTATGATCCGGGAACCGTATTCAGTTCTATTGACATGAGGGGCCGTTATGCCTATGGCAATCAGCCGCATATTGCCGGGTGGAATCTCGCAAGATTTGCTGAAACTCTGTTGCCGCTGCTGCATGACAATGAGGAGCAGGCTGTCAAAATAGCTCAGGATGCAATTTTAGAGTTTACTGGCTTATATCGCTGTAATTGGCTCGCGGGAATGAGGGCAAAACTGGGAATATTCAATGAAGAATTACAGGATGAATCCCTTATTGAAGACTTCCTCAATATGATGCATAAGTATCGTGAGGATTATACCAATACTTTCCGCGCATTAACTTTTGATACTGCAGAAGATATGGTACTATTTGGAACCGCTGAATTTTCTCAGTGGAATGAGCGGTGGCAGGCAAGATTAGGCAGGCAGCAGGAAGCGAAAGCAGCTTCCCATCAATTGATGCGAAACAGCAATCCCGGGATAATCCCTCGCAACCACCGGGTAGAAGCCGCACTAGAAGCCGCAGTGCAAGGTGATTACAGCGTGATGGAGCGGCTTCTTGCTGTTCTTTCAAGCCCCTACGCCCACTCCCCCGAACAGGCTGATTACTCCAAATTGCCTGGGCCATCTACTCATCCTTACCAAACTTTTTGCGGTACTTGA
- a CDS encoding superoxide dismutase produces the protein MKQVELKYGFEALEPHIDELTMRTHYSKHHATYTNNFNAALEKLPELSGKTVEEILANLPAISDTALRTAIQNNGGGYYNHNLYFTIMSPEGGGEPTGALAKQIEKVFGSFADFKEKIKAAAIGRFGSGWAWLSTDSAGNLAISSTPNQDNPFMEPGSKWIPILAIDVWEHAYYLKYKNLRPDYIEGFFQVIDWKEVARLYEASIT, from the coding sequence ATGAAACAGGTAGAATTAAAATATGGATTTGAGGCATTGGAGCCTCATATTGATGAACTTACCATGAGGACGCATTATAGCAAGCATCATGCAACGTATACCAATAATTTTAATGCAGCATTGGAAAAACTCCCAGAGCTATCCGGCAAGACTGTGGAGGAAATCTTGGCAAATCTTCCTGCTATTTCCGATACAGCGCTGCGAACTGCTATCCAGAATAATGGAGGCGGATACTATAATCACAATCTCTATTTTACAATTATGTCACCTGAAGGGGGCGGAGAACCGACAGGGGCTTTAGCAAAACAAATCGAGAAAGTATTCGGAAGTTTTGCAGATTTTAAAGAAAAAATAAAAGCTGCAGCGATTGGCCGATTTGGTTCAGGATGGGCGTGGCTTTCCACCGATTCTGCAGGAAATCTGGCAATCAGCTCTACTCCCAATCAAGACAATCCTTTTATGGAACCGGGCAGCAAATGGATACCCATTCTCGCTATTGATGTATGGGAGCATGCTTATTATCTAAAGTACAAAAACCTGCGTCCGGATTATATCGAAGGCTTCTTTCAAGTAATTGACTGGAAAGAGGTAGCTAGATTATACGAAGCGTCTATTACATAA
- a CDS encoding CBO0543 family protein: MFFDTGIATAVELQKLLTYLRINEWLQDDLFHFRWFFLLGVFAFSALVWWKLVDKSRLPEITLHAGLTAIITLVLDEMGEELTLWEYPADIIAIFPPLSAVDLASLPMIYSLIYQYCKTWKTFLWATLLMATIFCFILEPLLVWSDFYLILKWKYYYGFPIYITMAIFIRWMVLKIYAIARKSKEKQV, from the coding sequence ATGTTTTTCGATACCGGAATAGCTACAGCTGTAGAATTGCAGAAGCTGTTAACTTACTTGCGTATTAATGAGTGGCTGCAGGATGATCTTTTTCACTTTCGATGGTTCTTTTTGCTAGGTGTCTTTGCTTTTTCTGCCCTCGTTTGGTGGAAATTGGTGGATAAATCCCGACTGCCGGAAATCACCTTGCATGCCGGTTTAACTGCCATCATTACTCTCGTTCTGGATGAAATGGGGGAAGAGCTGACCCTCTGGGAATATCCTGCTGATATTATTGCAATATTTCCGCCTTTATCAGCAGTAGACCTGGCTAGCTTACCAATGATCTACTCTCTTATTTACCAGTATTGCAAGACCTGGAAAACTTTTTTGTGGGCAACACTGCTAATGGCGACCATATTCTGCTTTATATTGGAGCCGCTGCTGGTGTGGAGCGATTTTTATCTGATCCTTAAGTGGAAATATTATTATGGCTTCCCCATCTATATTACAATGGCAATATTCATTAGATGGATGGTTCTTAAAATATATGCTATTGCTAGGAAAAGCAAAGAAAAGCAAGTATGA